The Salvia miltiorrhiza cultivar Shanhuang (shh) chromosome 1, IMPLAD_Smil_shh, whole genome shotgun sequence genome has a window encoding:
- the LOC131006116 gene encoding mavicyanin-like, whose amino-acid sequence MAATMMLIAALLLWSSEALQHRVGDSIWSIPPTINFYKNWSSSYTFHTGDTLYFDFDSGLYNVLQVSRGEFDRCTGDEPYNAAYDGPATIPLPLEGVSYYVCNVSNYCALGQKVWIIVEQS is encoded by the exons ATGGCTGCAACGATGATGTTAATTGCAGCACTACTCTTATGGAGTTCAGAGGCTTTGCAGCATAGAGTTGGAGATTCAATCTGGTCAATCCCTCCCACCATTAACTTCTACAAAAACTGGTCTTCTTCCTACACCTTCCACACCGGAGATACTCTCT ATTTCGACTTCGATTCGGGGCTCTACAACGTGCTTCAAGTGTCGAGGGGCGAGTTCGACCGGTGCACCGGAGACGAGCCGTACAACGCCGCCTACGACGGCCCGGCAACGATCCCTCTGCCCCTCGAAGGGGTGTCTTATTACGTATGCAATGTGTCTAACTACTGTGCCTTGGGACAGAAGGTTTGGATCATTGTGGAACAGAGTTGA
- the LOC131013059 gene encoding uncharacterized protein LOC131013059 translates to MATAEEGGATTTAYGGGGGGGAGRKFRKKPFRKTTTPYERPAIAFPGNGGSSWLTKLVVDPASKLISYVARRFFDSVFRKKRMPPPPPAPPQTSVGSTGGATAPVFGAGLSSSGSSSVTTGSFSSATSSTGAAAAPVFSFGTTCSGSSSVFSSAPSSTGDFSFGTTSSGSSSVFSSAPSSTGVFSFGATSSGSSSVFSSAPSSTGVFRFGTTTSGSSSVFSSAPSSTGVFSFGATSSGSSVFSSAPSSTGVFGFGTTSSGSSSVFSSAPSSTGVFGFPTTSSGSSVFSSAPSSTGVFGFGTTSSGSSSVFSSAPSSTGTTSSGSSSVFSSAPSSTGVFGFGKTTSGSSSVFSSAHSSTGVFSFGATSSGSSSVFSSAPSSTGVFGFGTTSSGPSSVFSSAPSSTGVFGFGTTSSGSSSVFSSAPSSTGTTSSGSSSVFSSAPSSTGVFGFGTTSSGSSSVFSSAPSSTGVFSFPTTSSGSSVFSSAPSSTGVFGFGTTSSGSSSVFSSAPSSTGTTSSGSSSVFSSAPSSTGVFGFGTTSSGSSSVFSSAPSSTGVFSFPTTSSGSSVFSSAPSSTGVFGFGTTSSGSSSVFSSAPSSTGTTSSGSSSVFSSAPSSTGVFGFGMTSSGSSSVFSSAPSSTGTTSSGSSSVFSSAPSSTGVFGFGTTSSGSSSVFSSAPSSTGVFSFPTTSSGSSVFSSAPSSTGVFGFGTTSSGSSSVFSSAPSSTGTTSSGSSLVFSSAPSSTGVFGFGTTSSGSSSCPFINWCLRFRYDLFRFFFSLQ, encoded by the exons ATGGCGACGGCGGAAGAAGGCGGAGCCACCACCACCGCttacggcggcggcggaggaggaggtgCTGGGAGAAAGTTTCGCAAGAAGCCCTTCCGCAAAACGACGACGCCTTACGAGCGCCCCGCCATCGCCTTCCCCGGCAATGGAGGCAGCAGCTGGTTGACGAAGTTGGTGGTGGACCCCGCCTCCAAGCTCATTTCGTATGTGGCGCGCCGCTTCTTCGATTCTGTTTTCCGCAAAAAACGCATGCCGCCGCCACCTCCTGCTCCTCCCCAGACATCAG TTGGATCGACCGGCGGTGCAACTGCTCCAGTTTTTGGTGCTGGTTTGAGCTCTTCAGGTTCTTCTTCAGTAACCACCGGCTCCTTCAGCAGTGCCACTTCTTCAACTGGTGCTGCCGCTGCTCCAGTCTTCAGTTTCGGTACGACCTGTTCAGgttcttcttcagtcttcagcagtGCCCCTTCTTCAACTGGTGACTTCAGTTTCGGTACGACCTCTTCAGgttcttcttcagtcttcagcagtGCCCCTTCTTCAACTGGTGTCTTCAGTTTCGGTGCGACCTCTTCAGgttcttcttcagtcttcagcagtGCCCCTTCTTCAACTGGTGTCTTCAGATTCGGTACGACCACTTCAGgttcttcttcagtcttcagcagtGCCCCTTCTTCAACTGGTGTCTTCAGTTTCGGTGCGACCTCTTCaggttcttcagtcttcagcagtGCCCCTTCTTCAACTGGTGTCTTCGGTTTCGGTACGACCTCTTCAGgttcttcttcagtcttcagcagtGCCCCTTCTTCAACTGGTGTCTTCGGTTTCCCTACGACCTCTTCaggttcttcagtcttcagcagtGCCCCTTCTTCAACTGGTGTCTTCGGTTTCGGTACGACCTCTTCAGgttcttcttcagtcttcagcagtgccccttcttcaactggtacgacctcttcaggttcttcttcagtcttcagcagtGCCCCTTCTTCAACTGGTGTCTTCGGTTTCGGTAAGACCACTTCAGgttcttcttcagtcttcagcagtGCCCATTCTTCAACTGGTGTCTTCAGTTTCGGTGCGACCTCTTCAGgttcttcttcagtcttcagcagtGCCCCTTCTTCAACTGGTGTCTTCGGTTTCGGTACGACCTCTTCAGGtccttcttcagtcttcagcagtGCCCCTTCTTCAACTGGTGTCTTTGGTTTCGGTACGACCTCTTCAGgttcttcttcagtcttcagcagtgccccttcttcaactggtacgacctcttcag gttcttcttcagtcttcagcagtGCCCCTTCTTCAACTGGTGTCTTCGGTTTTGGTACGACCTCTTCAGgttcttcttcagtcttcagcagtGCCCCTTCTTCAACTGGTGTCTTCAGTTTCCCTACGACCTCTTCaggttcttcagtcttcagcagtGCTCCTTCTTCAACTGGTGTCTTCGGTTTCGGTACGACCTCTTCAGgttcttcttcagtcttcagcagtgccccttcttcaactggtacgacctcttcaggttcttcttcagtcttcagcagtGCCCCTTCTTCAACTGGTGTCTTCGGTTTCGGTACGACCTCTTCAGgttcttcttcagtcttcagcagtGCCCCTTCTTCAACTGGTGTCTTCAGTTTCCCTACGACCTCTTCaggttcttcagtcttcagcagtGCTCCTTCTTCAACTGGTGTCTTCGGTTTCGGTACGACCTCTTCAGgttcttcttcagtcttcagcagtgccccttcttcaactggtacgacctcttcaggttcttcttcagtcttcagcagtGCCCCTTCTTCAACTGGTGTCTTCGGTTTCGGTATGACCTCTTCAGgttcttcttcagtcttcagcagtgccccttcttcaactggtacgacctcttcaggttcttcttcagtcttcagcagtGCCCCTTCTTCAACTGGTGTCTTCGGTTTCGGTACGACCTCTTCAGgttcttcttcagtcttcagcagtGCCCCTTCTTCAACTGGTGTCTTCAGTTTCCCTACGACCTCTTCaggttcttcagtcttcagcagtGCTCCTTCTTCAACTGGTGTCTTCGGTTTCGGTACGACCTCTTCAGgttcttcttcagtcttcagcagtGCCCCTTCTTCAACTGGTACGACCTCTTCAGGTTCTTCTTTAGTCTTCAGCAGTGCCCCTTCTTCAACTGGTGTCTTCGGTTTCGGTACGACCTCTTCAGgttcttcttca tGCCCCTTCATCAACTGGTGTCTTCGGTTTCGGTACGACCTCTTCAGgttcttcttcagtcttcagtag
- the LOC131006117 gene encoding mavicyanin-like, which produces MAATMMLIAALLLWSSEALQHRVGDSIWSIPPTINFYKNWSSSYTFHTGDSLYFDFDSGLYNVLQVSRGEFDRCTGDEPYNAAYDGPATIPLPLKGVSYYICNVSNYCALGQKVWIIVEQS; this is translated from the exons atGGCTGCAACGATGATGTTAATTGCAGCACTACTCCTATGGAGTTCAGAGGCTTTGCAGCATAGAGTTGGAGATTCAATCTGGTCAATCCCTCCCACCATTAACTTCTACAAAAACTGGTCTTCTTCCTACACCTTCCACACCGGAGATTCTCTCT ATTTCGACTTCGATTCGGGGCTCTACAACGTGCTTCAAGTGTCGAGGGGCGAGTTCGACCGGTGCACCGGAGACGAGCCGTACAACGCCGCCTACGACGGCCCGGCAACGATCCCTCTGCCCCTCAAAGGGGTGTCTTATTACATATGCAATGTGTCTAACTACTGTGCCTTGGGACAGAAGGTTTGGATCATTGTGGAACAGAGTTGA